A segment of the Candidatus Andeanibacterium colombiense genome:
GCCGGAAGAGCTGCGGCTCTATGCGATCAACGCGCACAAGCTGGCCGACATGGGAAGCTACGACGATTTGCTGCTCGGCGAGGAACTGCGGGAGCTGGAGATTCTGCTGGGTGAAGACGCCCTGAAGGTCCTCGCCATCACCGAGGGTGAGCTGACGCGGCTGCTCGCCCTCGATCAGCCGATGGTGGAAAAGCAGCCACTTCCGAAAACTGATGAGGACTACGAACCCGTGACCCGCCCGGGCGACCTTTGGAAGATCGGTCCCCATCGTCTGCTTTGCGGCAACTCCCTGTTCGCCTCGAGCTATAAAACACTTATGGCTGGTGAGCTGGCCCAGTTCGGCTTTACCGATATGCCGTACAATTTGCCGGCGCGTGATATTTCCAGCAATCCTGATCGCGAGGACTTCGCTTTCGCCTACGGCGAGATGTCACCCAACGAGTTTACCCGCTTCCAGACCACCTTCATGCGTCACATGAAGGAATGGAGCGAGCCGGGCAGCCTCCACGCGTTCTTCATGAGCTATCACTTTCTGCCCGAGACTTTTCGCGCCGGCATGATCGTGTTCGGCCGGGCGAAGGCGATGTGCACCTGGATCAAGAGCCAGCCTGGCCAAGGGGGGCTGTTCCGGTCACAAACCGAGCAGATCGTCTATTTCAAGAACGGGGATGCCCCCAGCCGGAACAATGTGAATCTCGGAAAGCACGGCCGCAATCGCAGCACCGCCTGGCATTATGACGGAATGACCACCGCTTCGAGCGAGCGGGACGAGTTGCTGAAGCTTCACGCCACGCCCAAGAACGTGCTGCTTCTGAAGGACGCTATTCTCGATGTCACCAGCCGCGGCGGCATCGTGCTCGATCCGTTTGCGGGCATCGGCAGCATCTTTCTTGCAGCCCAGTCCGCCGAACGACGCGCCTACGGAATCGAGATCGAGCCGAAGTTTGTTGATGCGACGCTGCGCCGGATGCGCTCCGCATTCGGAATCGATCCGATCCGTGAAGCCGATGGCGCGTCGTTCTCCGAGCTCGAGGCTGCGTGTGATCTTGAGGTGCAATCGTGACCGCACCGAGAACGCCATCCGCGGCCGAACCTGAAAAGCGCGCTGAAAAGAAGCAGGCTCCGTTCTGGGAACGTGACCCGACGCAGAAGGTGGGGCCGGGCAGTCCTCCATCCGAATACCAGTGGCCCCCGGGGTACTGCCCAAATCCGGCTGGCCGCCCCCGAAAGAAGGTCGTCGAAATGAGCGTTCCGAACAATGCAACCCCGCTGCAGCAGCGGCTGATTGCGCACGCAAACAAGGTCGTTGGGGAAGTCAATGGCAAGCCTGTGACAAGGATCGAGAGCCTGCTGATCAAGCTCGAAGCCGT
Coding sequences within it:
- a CDS encoding DNA modification methylase, translated to MNTHSIEYISPLALKPRVRAWRKYPKEQIETACRLLSDGGQVVEPPLVDSDNCVVCGGAIVLAAQKLGLETIPILRVSSMSPEELRLYAINAHKLADMGSYDDLLLGEELRELEILLGEDALKVLAITEGELTRLLALDQPMVEKQPLPKTDEDYEPVTRPGDLWKIGPHRLLCGNSLFASSYKTLMAGELAQFGFTDMPYNLPARDISSNPDREDFAFAYGEMSPNEFTRFQTTFMRHMKEWSEPGSLHAFFMSYHFLPETFRAGMIVFGRAKAMCTWIKSQPGQGGLFRSQTEQIVYFKNGDAPSRNNVNLGKHGRNRSTAWHYDGMTTASSERDELLKLHATPKNVLLLKDAILDVTSRGGIVLDPFAGIGSIFLAAQSAERRAYGIEIEPKFVDATLRRMRSAFGIDPIREADGASFSELEAACDLEVQS